aatttggaatggaggaagtatttaattattaatatATCTGATATATGTGAAGAAATATACGCAAGCAAACGGGGAAAGCATCTTTATTATTATCAAACAATGGCAAAAAATAATGGCAATCAAGCCCGATAATATTTTCCTCTCCACGATAAACACGAACAAGCATGGATTGCTTGGTTGGAGATTCCAACATCCTAGCAACAGTACAAGCCTACCCCTACTACTACTGTACAATACTACAATGACTATCAGACACTAGCAAGAAGGTGAGCAAGTCATCGTATTGCGATAGTGAGATGTCATTAGTACGTGCCTACCATACTATCGTACAGTGTGATTAGGGGCGGAACCAGACAAGAAAACCATCAGGGCCTCCTCTCGGTTCTAAGCCATTCACTATAAATGCACATATAGAACCAACCACAACATTACGTGGTTGATTCTATATACTACCCGGTTCTATAGGAAGTGGTTCCAAACAATAATAGAATATAGaggaaaagataaaaaaaaataaagtgaGTATGGATTCTGTTTATAGGTTTTATACCTTGGAACCAATACAATATATGACATCAAATTATTGTAGACACATTTAAGAAAAAGAGGGTGATTCTATACATTTAGAGATGATCTTAGACAACGTTCATATTTACATTAGAGACAGTGTTTGGTTCGCGCTAGGTAACgtaaacgcaaagggaatcagattacagtgtatttagtggtggaatgggtgattaacctctttgtttggttgcactctggcaacgtaatcagattacggtgtGGGTGTTGTATCTGATTACAGTGGggggaggggtaacaagcttgtatatatattatttaggtaagggattagATTACAGTGTAAATTGATTACAAACcgccgcaaccaaacatatgtaatggaattcgttaccttcagtaatcagattacgttacatttgtgccaaccaaacaccacctaaatGCATGTTTTGTCTAGTTTACATGTATGTACATTACAGAGGTCTTACATATATCTTGAAGTGTCTAAAGATGCTCCGGATAGATCATGTACACACGTGAGGCAAAATGATCTTGTTGACCTCTCTAATGTACATAAAAAGTGTCTAAAGATGGTCGTACATATGAATAGAGGAAAAATGATCTTGTTGGCTTTTCGATGAGGCGTCCACGTGAGCTTATTTGTGCTTTTGTTTGCTTGTAGCTAGTTTCGTGCGCTCTAATTCTTTCCCCTACAACGGTTGATCACACTTCCACCGGCTATCTTTTTTGTAACAACACTTTCACCAGCTATCCTCTCACTTTTCATGAGGATGCAAGTAAGGGCGTCTCACATCAATAGCATGCGTTTAATGCCGTCCTCAGAACGCCACTATGCCAATTGCCACCTctcgaaaaaaaataaaatgatgcAGCAAGTTACGTCTGAGATACTCACATCAGAAGATCATCTGAGACCCGTGCTGAGAAATCTAGCAGGTTCATCAGCTAGATTAGAGCTGGCGAGAGAAGATCATCGCAGATTCTCCATCTGATCGAGAAGCAATTACGTCTTGTATTTTTTGGAGTTTTCAGGCTGGATCATTAATTGCTAGCCGGATCGGATCGGACGCGTACTTGCCTATACTGCGAGGCCGCTGCAGTTGTACAGCGACTGCAGCTGGTGCGCGTTCATTGACGCCCACGGGCCACGGGAGGTGCTGGAGCGATAAAACGCAGGCACCCCTCGGCCCCCCGTCATGCAGGAAGCCATCGAGGAGAAGTCCTCGATCCTCTCCAGTCTCCaacgcgccaccgcctccgccgccgctagaTATAGTTCTACCACTCTCTCTGGCCCTCCcacgcgcgccggccggcagcgaactcacgacggcggcgccgaggaagGGGAGCATGGTGACGATGAGCGCCGACACAAGGGCCGgtgcggcggccgtggccgtgTTGCTGTTCGTCGCGgtagcggccgccgccggtgtcgtcgcggcggcgccgcggcggatcCTGGTGGACACGGACATGGACACGGACGACGTGCTGGCGCTGCTCTACATCCTCAAGCACAACCGCTCCGAGTTCGACGTCAAGGTTGGTGCCATGTCACCCTCTTTCTCGTGGCTCCTGCGGCCGCGTGCTACGTGTCACCTCCGCCTGGCGCCTTCCCCGCGGTAGTGATTCGCCAGCTAGGGAGTGTGCAATCGAGTAGACCGTGATGTTGTCCATGCAAAAATTATTTATCACGCCGATCATGGCGTCGATTCTGGAGGGGTAATGGATCACTGTGCTCTGAAGATGGAGACATGGAGCAGCGTATGGTCGTATCGTATGATCTCATCTTGATCCTGCGCACGCCGAGATATTCAGATATATACAATCCCATCGCATCATAGTATTATTCCTGGTCTAGCTCCAATTGATCCGTAGCCGCACGCGCCCCAATTGTTTATTGCATCGCCATTGTTGGATATCTCATTAGATAAAAGAAGAATGGAGAAAAGAAGAGGTGATGGAGATAGATACGGGCAGCGAAGGCGCATCTTGGATTTGactctcgtcgtcgtcgtcgttgttgcAGCCAGCGGCATGCCTAATTTCAACGCCTCGTGGCCGTCAATTTGATGAGCCATCAGATGCCCCGTATCTGATCCACATCTCTCAGTCAAGGCCCCCGGCTAGTGCGTCACTATTGTTGCTGTGAACAATCCAGGCCATTACCATCAACGCCAACGAGTGGAGCGACGCCGGGCACGCCGTCAACCACGTCTACGACATCCTATACATGATGGGCCGCGACGAcatcgccgtcggcgtcggcggcgacggcgggatATCCGGCGCCGGCGACATACGCcccaacgtcggcggctaccTGCCACTCATCGATCAGGTACCTCATCAACTGACGCAATCTTATCAAAGTCCAAGCTAGCACACCATGCATTTCACCACGTGCGCATCGATAATGCAGGGCATGTCCACGGCCGGCGGCTGCCGCTACCGGCAGGCCATCCCGccggggcgcggcgggcggcttgACATCGACACCAACTCCGGCGTCCGAAGGGGCTTCCTCCCGCAGGGTCCCCGGGGGTACCGGCCGCTCCGGCAGCCCACGGCGCAGCGGGTGATGGCGGACACGCTCTCCGCCGGCCCGACGTCtgtgctcctcctcggcgcgCACACCaacctcgcgctcctcctcatGACGCACCCGCACTTGAGGCGGAACGTGGAGCGCATCTACGTCTCCGGCGGCGCCGTGCGGGTCGCCGGCAACCTcttcaccgccaccgccgccaaccCGTTCGCCGAGTTCAACTTCTTCGGCGACCCCTTCGCCGCGTACCAGGTGCTCCACTCGGGCGTGCCCGTCACGCTGGTCCCTCTCGACGCCACGAACACGGTGCCCGTGACGGAGGAGTTCTACTCCGAGTTCCGGCGGCGCCAGAGCACGTACGAGGCGCAGTACGGCTTCCAGTCGCTGGACCAGGTCCTGGCGCGGCGCAGGAGGCGCTCCGACAGTCATAACAACACGGCAAGTAGTCTGAAGCTCtgaacaccttccacctccGGCCCTTGTAATAAAACGTCGAGTTCTCCACGAATTCCTTACGCTTCAATGAATTTGCAGGGCTACTACATGTGGGActccttcgccgccggcgtggctcTCTCCAGCATGCGCCATGGTGAGAccaacggcggcggcaatgAATTCGCCGAGCTTGAGTACATGAACATCACCGTGGTAACCTCCAACGAACCGTACGGCGCGCGTGACGGCTCCAACCCTTTCTTTGATGGCCGAACTAAACCCAAGTTTGGGCTGCAAGAGGGCGGAGTTCACAGTGGGCATGTTCAGACTGGGATCAGAGATGCCTTCTGCCTGGTGCCGGGAAGCAACAGAGGAAGATGTGAGGTAATGGAATGCACTGGATGCAGAAAGTTATCTAGCATGAGAACTTCTGAATCCTGAAAACCTGCATTTCTCCTTAGGATGGATACACTACGGAAGTGTCCGGTCCAGAAGCAGTGCAGGTATATGTCGCAACAACCGCGAAGCCAAACACCAATAAAAGTAGCTTACTGGATAAGGAATTTTGCAAGAGCTTCCTAGAGGTAACTAAGCAGTATACTTGGCGTGTTTTTGAGCTGAAAGCTCAGAACTCACAATGTCGAACTTGAAGCACAACAATGACCAAATTTTTTGTTCCTTTTCAGGTTCTAAATCTCCCTAAAAACACTGGCCGTTTCAACATAAGTACACAATTTCCATATTACAGAGAGGTTCTCTACAAGCCGGATTTCAGGAATGTGAGCAGGGGTAAGCCAGTCATTTTTGACATGGACATGAGTCCTGGAGATTTTGTGTCCCTCATATACCTCTTGAAGGAACCGAGAGAAGTACTTGATCTAAAGGTGAGAGAAATATACGTTACAAATTAAACTGCATAATTTTTGCAACTAACAATGTGGTATGCTGTTGTACACTGAATgcctgaaaaaaaaactcagtTTGCTAAACTGTGTTTTAGGGTGTTTTGATCAATGGCAATGGCTGGGCTAATAGCGCGAGCATCGATATCGTTTACGACGTGCTACATATGATGGGCCGTGACGATATTCCAGTCGGTCTTGGAAATACCAATGCATTGGGCAATCCAACCCTTGGTTGCAAAAATTCCTATGCCATTCCCCACGGCAGCGGTGGATTTGTTGATTCAGACACATTGTATGGATTGGCTCGGTCACTGCCAAGAAGTCCTAGAAGGTAACCACTCTTCCGATTTCTTTAGTCACTTTCATATCTATGCTAATGCTATAGAATTGTCATAATACATTTTACATCCGTTCATCCCATGATTAGGTACATGTCTGACAACTTGGATCATCCGGAACGCCGGCAGGCACATGCTTATGATGTTTGGCAGTCAGTCAGGAAGCAACTTGGTCCAGGTGAGAAAATCACGGTTCTTACCAGTGGACCTCTCACCAATCTGGCCAACATTTCACTATCTGACATGGATGCAAGCTCTGTGATAGAGGTTTGTTCCTTTTGCCCCCTAGTAGTATGAAACTTCATCAATATTCATTAGATAAAATCTTATAATCCTCTGTACGCAGAGAGTTTATGTCGTCGGGGGACACATCAGAGATAGCGATCATGACAAGGGAAATGTGTTCACTGTCCCATCGAACAGATATGCAGAGTTTAACATGTTCCTTGATCCACTGGCGGCAAAAACAGTCCTAGAATCCAGACTGGATATCACACTCATTCCTCTTAACGTGCAACGGAAGGTTGCTTCATTCGAGGATGTCCTTGCAGCTTTGGAGCAACGCACGCAGCATACTCCCGAATCAAGGTTTGTTCATGGTTTGATCTCGATGCTACAGGAACTTCAGAGGAAACAGAAATTGTATCACCACATGGTAAATGGCTCCTTAAGACTGTCTGTATATTGCCCACGTTCAATTGTTGACGTCTGATGTAGTCTTTAATCTTTTTTACACATTTTTTGTTTCCAGGACATATTTCTGGGAGAAGTTCTTGGTGCAGTTTACATGGTCCAAGGATCTGACTTGGAACCCTCTGTGGAAGCAAAGGCAGTAAGCATTGTTGCCAACACAACCGAAAGCACGGATGGGCAGATTTTGGTCAGGAGAAAGAGTGCAAACGTACTCAAGATACTGTATAATTTAAACAATGGAGTATACTACAACCATTTGGCAAATTCGTTGGTAAACAATAAACAATCTGCCATTGTTGGGAGCTTTGAAGAGCAAAAAGCAATTTGGAGCAGGCCGCAAAAACAATTCATGGCGGACATAACAAAGGATATGAAATAAGTAATTCTATGAAGCAATACTGTTGCGAAAGGATTAAGATTAGATACCAAAAGGTCAAAACAGTTTACAGTATATTTCAACAGTTCAGATTCCAAAAATAGAAAGAGATATCTGACAGAGTTACACGTAAAGGGAATTAATAcagaaaataaaatatatatttctCCAGATGGATTCATTTACTCTGGTGAATGTGAGAAACTTATATTCTGCAGTTGTTTCAAAGTCACAACTTGTCTATTATGTTCGAGATATAACACACCTATAACACATTTCCTTTTATTCCAATATTTTCTCCATTTGTATTGAAGTGTATAAATTGTAGCTTACAGACAACCCATGACTATATGGGcataagcaaaaaaaaaatgaggaaACTATATACCAAGAACCTTCAATGGACTACAGACTTCAAATACAAAAAACGACCAACATCATAATCACAATATACCGGTAGAACATGGGTCGCAAGTAGTCATGGGAAATGTTTAGCCTCGAGGAATCTATTGAACATTACGAGTAATTAGACTCTCAAAGATGGTGTACAGGTCCTTGTTTTCTGGACCAAAGATCTCATCTGCCTTTCTTAATGTATCCTGTAATGGACAGAAGGCCCAGTAAGTACCACTACAGTTcatactccttccatcccatgaaaagtgcaatcctagcttttgaaaaaaaatcccacAAAAGAGTGCAATCCTAGAAAATAGATCTAACTACCTGCCTAATTAAGTGGTGAGATCTAATTTGTATGCCAAAACTTACCGCATGTAGCCAAGTTGCCAACAAATGAGGGTATTAGAGTCTTTTCATGCCACCACTAATCTGCCTTAGAAAAACTAGAATTGCACTCTtcatgggacggagggagtatgtcgcAAAACTGATAGTAATTTTAGTATATATCCATTTATACCTCTCTGGTCTGCCTCTGTGCATTCAGTTCCTTCACATTAGCCAGGAATGCACCAAATTGCTCATAAGACAAGCGGTTTCTGCATGAGCAACAGTTAAATAGGGAAGTCAAGAGTGCACTTGGataagtgaaaaaaaaaactgtttttTCTGATAATTAAGCATCATTGGAGttgaaaaaatatttctttCTAGATTCCTGGAAAACAAGATCCTCAGGGTCAATTGGACCTATTATGTGGCAAATGTGCAGTTCCTAAAAAATAAATACATCAAACTGGAGACTCCAAGCATCTCCTGTCATTCATTTTAATCAAGTATGTATCAGCAAACAATCCTTTGCCTGAAAACATGGAAAAGAAACCTTCTGCACATACCTGACCTGACGAAAGAATTCTTTGCCATCAACTCTCGTCCGCCCTGAAACAAATGAACTCTCAATGAAAAGGAGTTTATGGGTAGCTTATTTATGATTTTGTGTTGAACCTCGAAATCAAAGAGCTGAACCTGGTAGAGAACACAtagttcattttttttgttcagTGAGACTGTAATATATCTTGAAGTCTGCTACAGATGGTAGTGAAACTGTAATATACCTTGACCATGAGAATGTAATATACTACCTCTATTCCAAAATATAAGACATCTtattttgtcctaagtcaaatttcTCTAACTTTGACCGAGTTTATTGAAAAATACAccaacatctacaacatcaaattagttACATTTTGGAACAGAAGGAGTACATTataaaagcatatttttttgTCAAAAAAGAATGTTAGCTATATAATTACTTTTACATAATCATGTGCATGCAATTGCACTTATTtcacaaaaaaataaaagcaaattTACATTCAGGTAAGTGAGAAACAACATAACTAACTCTTGGGTTTGTCAAAGTTCACCTGTTTGACTTGCTGCGTCAAATGGAGAGCTATAGTGACCAGAATAGCTTGAGGGCCTGTCATTAAACATATTCATTGATGTAACGGAGATCGAATGTCGCCTTGGCGGTGATACCGACGCATAACCA
This sequence is a window from Setaria italica strain Yugu1 chromosome III, Setaria_italica_v2.0, whole genome shotgun sequence. Protein-coding genes within it:
- the LOC101758353 gene encoding uncharacterized protein LOC101758353; translation: MVTMSADTRAGAAAVAVLLFVAVAAAAGVVAAAPRRILVDTDMDTDDVLALLYILKHNRSEFDVKAITINANEWSDAGHAVNHVYDILYMMGRDDIAVGVGGDGGISGAGDIRPNVGGYLPLIDQGMSTAGGCRYRQAIPPGRGGRLDIDTNSGVRRGFLPQGPRGYRPLRQPTAQRVMADTLSAGPTSVLLLGAHTNLALLLMTHPHLRRNVERIYVSGGAVRVAGNLFTATAANPFAEFNFFGDPFAAYQVLHSGVPVTLVPLDATNTVPVTEEFYSEFRRRQSTYEAQYGFQSLDQVLARRRRRSDSHNNTGYYMWDSFAAGVALSSMRHGETNGGGNEFAELEYMNITVVTSNEPYGARDGSNPFFDGRTKPKFGLQEGGVHSGHVQTGIRDAFCLVPGSNRGRCEDGYTTEVSGPEAVQVYVATTAKPNTNKSSLLDKEFCKSFLEVLNLPKNTGRFNISTQFPYYREVLYKPDFRNVSRGKPVIFDMDMSPGDFVSLIYLLKEPREVLDLKGVLINGNGWANSASIDIVYDVLHMMGRDDIPVGLGNTNALGNPTLGCKNSYAIPHGSGGFVDSDTLYGLARSLPRSPRRYMSDNLDHPERRQAHAYDVWQSVRKQLGPGEKITVLTSGPLTNLANISLSDMDASSVIERVYVVGGHIRDSDHDKGNVFTVPSNRYAEFNMFLDPLAAKTVLESRLDITLIPLNVQRKVASFEDVLAALEQRTQHTPESRFVHGLISMLQELQRKQKLYHHMDIFLGEVLGAVYMVQGSDLEPSVEAKAVSIVANTTESTDGQILVRRKSANVLKILYNLNNGVYYNHLANSLVNNKQSAIVGSFEEQKAIWSRPQKQFMADITKDMK